Genomic segment of Streptomyces zhihengii:
AGCCGGTGATCATCTACCACTCCCACACCGCGACCGAGGCCTACCCCTCGCGCACCGACGTCACCTACGCCAACGAGCCGGGCGCCCACTACGTCCTCGTCTCCACGGCCGACCACGACGACGCGGGCCCCTTCCAGTTCCGCTCGTTCCGCATCGTGGACGGAGTGATCACGGAGGAAGACGTCAAGGTCGTCGAGGCCTACGCGTAGCACCCCCGCCCCCGCCCGGCCGGACCCGCCACCGGCCGGGCCGGGGAAGGGGCGCCCCCGGCTCCGGACCGCATACTGAGCCGGATCTTTCCATCATGTGAGATCACACTCCGGATCCCGGACCGGGAATCGATACGATGAGCGCATGGTTGTCCATGACGTGAGCGACAAGACGCCGAGCACCCTGCTGCTCGTTGCGCGGCTGCACGTCGACCTGTGCCGCCTCGCCAGTGCGATGTGTACGGCGCGCGCCCCGTTCGTACGCGCGACGACGGCCTGACGTACGAGCGCACCCGAGCCCAGCAGCACCCCCTCGCGCGGGGGGCCCGAGCCGCGCGCCCCTGCGCCACCCTTCCGACAGGAGCCCACACCATGGCCATCGAGGTCCGCATCCCGACCATCCTCCGCAGCTACACCGACGGAGCCAAGGCCGTCGAAGGCAACGGGAAGACCCTCGCCGACCTGTTCGCCGACCTCGAGTCCCGCCACACCGGCATCCAGGCGCGCATTGTCGACGGGGACCAGCTCCGCCGCTTCGTCAACGTCTACCTGAACGACGAGGACGTCCGCTTCCTCGACGGCATCTCCACCGAGCTGTCCGACGGCGACAACGTGACGATCCTGCCGGCCGTCGCCGGTGGAATGCGCTGATGCGGTACGACTCCCCCCTCGCGGCCGTCGGCAACACGCCCCTGGTCCGGCTGCCCCGACTGTCGCCCTCCGACGACGTCCGCATCTGGGCCAAGCTGGAGGACCGCAACCCGACCGGCTCGATCAAGGACCGCCCTGCGCTCCACATGGTCGAGCAGGCCGAGAAGGAAGGGCGGCTCACCCCCGGCTGCACCATCCTCGAACCGACCAGCGGCAACACCGGCATCTCACTGGCGATGGCGGCCCGGCTCAAGGGCTACCGCATCGTCTGCGTCATGCCGGAGAACACCTCGCAGGAGCGCCGCGACCTGCTCACCATGTGGGGCGCCGAGATCATCTCGTCCCCGGCGGCCGGCGGCTCCAACACCGCCGTCCGCGTGGCCAAGGAGCTCGCGGAGCAGAACCCCACCTGGGTGATGCTCTACCAGTACGGCAACCCGGGGAACGCCGGCGCCCACTACGCGACCACCGGCCCCGAGATCCTCGCCGACCTGCCGTCCATCACCCACTTCGTGGCCGGCCTCGGCACCACCGGCACCCTGATGGGAGTCGGCCGCTACCTGCGCGAGCACAAGCCCGACGTCAAGATCGTCGCCGCCGAGCCGCGCTACGACGACCTGGTCTACGGGCTGCGCAACCTCGACGAGGGCTTCGTCCCCGAGCTGTACGACGCCTCCGTGCTCACCACCCGCTTCTCCGTCGGCTCGGCGGACGCCGTCACCCGCACCCGTGAACTCCTCCAGCAGGAGGGCATCTTCGCGGGCGTCTCCACGGGAGCCGCGCTGCACGCCGCGATCGGCGTGGGCAGGAAGGCCCTCAAGGCGGGGGAGAGCGCCGACATCGCGTTCGTCGTCGCCGACGGAGGCTGGAAGTACCTGTCGACCGGCGTCTACACCGCGAAGACGACCGAAGAGGCGATCGCCGCCGTCCAGGGCCAGCTCTGGGCCTGACGCCGGACACACCGCGAGACGCCGACGGGCCGGGTGGTCCGTACCCGGGAGGTACGGACCACCCGGCCCGTTCCCGTACCGGCACCCGGCTCACGCCGACAGGTGCCGCACCTTCCGCCAGACCGCCGGATCGACCGTGCCCACCCTGCGGCGGAAGCCCGCCGGCCGCACCGTGCGCAGCTCGTCCGTCTCCAGGTAGCTCCGGCGCCCCCGCGCGTCGCCCACCGCGCCCGGCGGCAGCGCGACGACCCCCGGCCGCTCCTCGTGGTGCTTGCTGGTGATCTTCGCGACCAGCACCCCGCCGTCCCGCACCGACAGCACCAGGCACGGCCGGTCCTTCGACCCCGGCCCGTCCTCGTAGGGCACCTCGGCCCACCAGATCTCGCCGGGCACCGGAAGCCGCTTCCCCCGCCCCCGGGGGCGCTCGCCCGGGCGCGCCGGCGGACGGCCCCGGCCCGCGGGGCGCCGGCCGGCCCCCCGCCCACGGCGCCCGATCCCGTCCGAGAGCGCGGCCACGAGCGCCAGTACGACGACCGCGACCACGGCGAGCCACCACCACGTGTCCATGGGAAGACGGTACCCTCGCCTGCTCGGTGCGTCCCGGGCCGATCACGGGGTGAGTTCGCCCACAACAGAGCGTCGCTGAGGAGCGACCAGGGCTTTTGCGCCTTACGCTCGACGCACCGCACGACCCTCCCCCAGCCCTCCTTCGTCAACGGAGGTTCCAGCTCCATGAAGCTCACCGTCGTCGGTTGCTCGGGGTCGTTCCCTTCCGCGGATTCGGCCTGCTCGAGCTACCTCGTAGAGGCCGACGGCTTCCGGCTGCTCCTCGACATGGGCAACGGTGCCCTCGGCGAGCTGCAGCGCCACTGCGGTCTCTACGACCTCGACGCCATCTTCCTCAGCCATCTCCACGCCGACCACTGCATCGACATGTGCGGCTACTTCGTGGCCCGCTACTACCGCCACGAGGGCGGCCGCTGCCCCGCCATCCCGGTCTACGGACCCGAGGGCACCGAACAGCGGCTGGTCACGGCGTACGCGGACACGCCCACGGCGTCCGCGATGAGCGAGGTCTTCGACTTCCACACCCTGAAGGCGGGCAGCTTCGAGATCGGCCCGTTCTCGGTACGCACCGAACGCATGGCCCACCCCGTCGAGACCTATGCCATCCGCGTCGAGCACGGCGGCAGGTCGCTGACGTACTCCGGGGACACCGGCGTCAGCGCGACCCTCGACGAACTGGCGGCCGGCACCGATCTGTACCTGTGCGAGGCGTCGTTCGTGCACGGCAAGGAGGACATCCCCGACCTCCACCTCAACGGCCGCGAGGCCGGCGCATCCGCCCGCACGGCGGGGGCCGGCCGCCTGGTGCTGACCCACATCCCGCCCTGGACGGACGGCGCCCGCAACCTCGCCGACGCCCGCGAGGTCTACACCGGGCCCGCCGAGATCGCCCGGCCCGGCGCGGTCTACGAGATCTGACACCCCGCGCGCCCGGCCCGGTCCCGGGCGCCACACCCGGCTCCGCGCCCGCCCCGGCCCCGGACGGCACACCCGCCGCCGGGGCCCGGTCCGTCGCCGGGCCGAGTGCGCCGCCCGATGGCAGAATTGTCCGGGTACGCTCCGCTCCAACGCCTCGCGCAGCGGGGGCACCATGGCAGAAGACCTTGCGGGAACCGGCCCCTCCCACGGCACCGGCACCCGTCAACCGGAACTGAAGCACAACGCGATCGGCTTCTTCGACGCCCTCGTCATCGGCGTCAACTCGACGTCACCGGCCTACTCCCTGGCCGCCGTCATCGGCCCCATCGTGGCCCTCGTCGGGATCTACGCCCCCGGCGTGGTGCTGGCCTCCTTCGTCCCGATGCTGCTGATCGCCTCGGCCTTCTACTACCTCAACCGCGTCGACCAGGACTGCGGCACCACCTTCTCCTGGGTGACCCGCGCCATGGGACCGTGGGCCGGCTGGCTCGGCGGCTGGGCGATCATGATGACCGGCGTCCTGGTCGTCGGCT
This window contains:
- a CDS encoding putative leader peptide, with protein sequence MVVHDVSDKTPSTLLLVARLHVDLCRLASAMCTARAPFVRATTA
- a CDS encoding MoaD/ThiS family protein; this translates as MAIEVRIPTILRSYTDGAKAVEGNGKTLADLFADLESRHTGIQARIVDGDQLRRFVNVYLNDEDVRFLDGISTELSDGDNVTILPAVAGGMR
- a CDS encoding PLP-dependent cysteine synthase family protein, producing MRYDSPLAAVGNTPLVRLPRLSPSDDVRIWAKLEDRNPTGSIKDRPALHMVEQAEKEGRLTPGCTILEPTSGNTGISLAMAARLKGYRIVCVMPENTSQERRDLLTMWGAEIISSPAAGGSNTAVRVAKELAEQNPTWVMLYQYGNPGNAGAHYATTGPEILADLPSITHFVAGLGTTGTLMGVGRYLREHKPDVKIVAAEPRYDDLVYGLRNLDEGFVPELYDASVLTTRFSVGSADAVTRTRELLQQEGIFAGVSTGAALHAAIGVGRKALKAGESADIAFVVADGGWKYLSTGVYTAKTTEEAIAAVQGQLWA
- a CDS encoding type II toxin-antitoxin system PemK/MazF family toxin, which gives rise to MDTWWWLAVVAVVVLALVAALSDGIGRRGRGAGRRPAGRGRPPARPGERPRGRGKRLPVPGEIWWAEVPYEDGPGSKDRPCLVLSVRDGGVLVAKITSKHHEERPGVVALPPGAVGDARGRRSYLETDELRTVRPAGFRRRVGTVDPAVWRKVRHLSA
- a CDS encoding MBL fold metallo-hydrolase; this encodes MKLTVVGCSGSFPSADSACSSYLVEADGFRLLLDMGNGALGELQRHCGLYDLDAIFLSHLHADHCIDMCGYFVARYYRHEGGRCPAIPVYGPEGTEQRLVTAYADTPTASAMSEVFDFHTLKAGSFEIGPFSVRTERMAHPVETYAIRVEHGGRSLTYSGDTGVSATLDELAAGTDLYLCEASFVHGKEDIPDLHLNGREAGASARTAGAGRLVLTHIPPWTDGARNLADAREVYTGPAEIARPGAVYEI